In Chanodichthys erythropterus isolate Z2021 chromosome 9, ASM2448905v1, whole genome shotgun sequence, a genomic segment contains:
- the gpx8 gene encoding probable glutathione peroxidase 8 isoform X1, which translates to MEALGGYPTKSSASRAGLLKVLLSVAVCMGSLYLLQSKLSKSRKAKDFYSFEVKDARGRTVSLEKYRGKVSLVVNVASGSELTEQNYRALQELHRELGTSHFNVLAFPCSQYGDTESGTSREIEAFAKSNYGVTFPIFSKIKIMGSEAEPAFRFITDSVQRMPKWNFWKFLVSPEGQVLRFWKPEEPIEDIRKEATAHVRNIILKKRQEL; encoded by the exons ATGGAGGCGCTTGGGGGATACCCCACCAAATCCTCTGCGTCTAGAGCAGGACTGCTCAAGGTCTTGCTGAGTGTGGCCGTGTGCATGGGCTCACTGTATCTACTGCAGAGTAAACTGTCGAAGTCAAGAAAAGCCAAAGATTTCTACTCGTTTGAAGTGAAGGACGCGAGAGGCAGGACTGTGTCTCTGGAAAAGTATCGGGGGAAA GTCTCTCTGGTTGTAAACGTGGCGAGTGGGAGCGAGTTAACGGAGCAGAATTACCGAGCTCTGCAGGAGCTTCACCGAGAGCTCGGCACCTCGCATTTTAACGTGCTCGCGTTCCCCTGCTCGCAGTACGGGGACACCGAATCAGGAACCAGTCGAGAAATAGAGGCTTTTGCCAAATCCAACTACGGTGTGACGTTCCCCATCTTTAGCAAGATCAAAATAATGGGGTCTGAGGCGGAGCCCGCGTTCAGATTCATCACAG ATTCAGTACAGAGAATGCCGAAATGGAACTTCTGGAAGTTTCTTGTGAGTCCGGAAGGCCAGGTGTTGCGTTTCTGGAAGCCGGAGGAGCCCATAGAGGACATTCGAAAGGAAGCCACAGCCCATGTGCGAAATATCATACTGAAAAAAAGACAGGAGCTATGA
- the gpx8 gene encoding probable glutathione peroxidase 8 isoform X2, producing MEALGGYPTKSSASRAGLLKVLLSVAVCMGSLYLLQSKLSKSRKAKDFYSFEVKDARGRTVSLEKYRGKVSLVVNVASGSELTEQNYRALQELHRELGTSHFNVLAFPCSQYGDTESGTSREIEAFAKSNYGVTFPIFSKIKIMGSEAEPAFRFITDLFFRAGKGDPSWSPPIDIT from the exons ATGGAGGCGCTTGGGGGATACCCCACCAAATCCTCTGCGTCTAGAGCAGGACTGCTCAAGGTCTTGCTGAGTGTGGCCGTGTGCATGGGCTCACTGTATCTACTGCAGAGTAAACTGTCGAAGTCAAGAAAAGCCAAAGATTTCTACTCGTTTGAAGTGAAGGACGCGAGAGGCAGGACTGTGTCTCTGGAAAAGTATCGGGGGAAA GTCTCTCTGGTTGTAAACGTGGCGAGTGGGAGCGAGTTAACGGAGCAGAATTACCGAGCTCTGCAGGAGCTTCACCGAGAGCTCGGCACCTCGCATTTTAACGTGCTCGCGTTCCCCTGCTCGCAGTACGGGGACACCGAATCAGGAACCAGTCGAGAAATAGAGGCTTTTGCCAAATCCAACTACGGTGTGACGTTCCCCATCTTTAGCAAGATCAAAATAATGGGGTCTGAGGCGGAGCCCGCGTTCAGATTCATCACAG ATTTATTCTTCAGAGCGGGGAAGGGCGACCCCTCGTGGTCACCGCCAATCGACATCACGTGA